A stretch of the Enterobacter mori genome encodes the following:
- the arcA gene encoding arginine deiminase translates to MEKHYVGSEIGQLRSVMLHRPNLSLKRLTPSNCQELLFDDVLSVERAGEEHDIFANTLREQGVEVLLLTDLLTQTLDIAEAKAWLLDTQISDYRLGPTFAGDVRGWLADMPHRELARRLSGGLTYGEIPAAIKNMVVDTHTANDFIMKPLPNHLFTRDTSCWIYNGVSINPMAKPARQRETNNLRAIYRWHPAFADGDFIKYFGDENINYDHATLEGGDVLVIGRGAVLIGMSERTTPQGVEFLANSLFKHRQAERVIAVELPKHRSCMHLDTVMTHIDVDTFSVYPEVVRKDAQCWTLTPDGRGGLLRTHETDLLHAIEKALGINQVRLITTGGDAFEAEREQWNDANNVLTIRPGVVIGYERNVWTNEKYDKAGITVLPIPGDELGRGRGGARCMSCPLERDGI, encoded by the coding sequence ATGGAAAAGCATTACGTCGGTTCTGAAATTGGTCAATTGCGTAGCGTTATGCTGCACCGCCCAAATTTAAGTCTGAAACGTTTAACGCCATCGAATTGTCAGGAGCTGCTTTTCGATGACGTGCTCTCGGTTGAACGGGCGGGTGAGGAGCATGATATCTTCGCAAACACGCTGCGCGAGCAGGGTGTGGAAGTCCTGCTGTTGACCGACCTTCTGACACAAACCCTTGATATTGCAGAAGCAAAAGCCTGGCTGCTGGATACGCAAATCTCTGACTACCGCCTCGGCCCAACCTTTGCTGGCGACGTGCGCGGCTGGCTGGCGGATATGCCGCACCGTGAACTGGCGCGCAGGCTGAGCGGCGGATTAACCTACGGAGAAATTCCGGCAGCCATTAAAAATATGGTGGTGGATACCCACACGGCGAATGATTTTATTATGAAGCCGCTGCCGAACCATTTATTTACCCGCGATACCTCGTGCTGGATTTATAACGGCGTCTCTATTAACCCCATGGCGAAACCGGCCCGCCAGCGTGAAACGAATAACCTCCGCGCAATATATCGCTGGCACCCGGCGTTTGCCGACGGCGATTTTATTAAGTATTTCGGCGACGAGAATATTAATTACGACCACGCCACCTTAGAAGGCGGCGACGTATTGGTTATTGGCCGCGGCGCGGTACTGATCGGCATGTCCGAACGCACGACGCCGCAGGGCGTGGAGTTCCTCGCCAACAGCCTGTTCAAACACCGCCAGGCCGAGCGCGTGATCGCCGTCGAGCTGCCAAAACACCGCTCCTGCATGCACCTCGACACCGTCATGACCCACATCGACGTGGACACCTTCTCCGTTTACCCGGAAGTGGTGCGCAAGGACGCCCAGTGCTGGACGCTCACCCCGGACGGACGCGGCGGCCTGCTGCGCACGCATGAAACCGACCTGCTGCACGCCATCGAGAAAGCGCTCGGCATTAACCAGGTGCGCCTGATCACCACCGGCGGCGACGCCTTTGAAGCCGAGCGCGAGCAGTGGAACGACGCCAACAACGTCCTGACCATCCGCCCAGGCGTGGTGATCGGCTACGAGCGCAACGTCTGGACCAACGAGAAGTACGACAAAGCGGGCATCACCGTGCTGCCGATCCCCGGCGACGAACTTGGACGCGGCCGCGGCGGCGCGCGCTGCATGAGCTGCCCGCTGGAACGCGACGGAATTTAA
- a CDS encoding YhcH/YjgK/YiaL family protein, whose translation MIIGNIHHLQSWLPDDLRQAIEHVKAHVTDATPLGKHDINGNSLFYLVSEDMTQPFAERRAEYHARYLDIQIVLKGQEGMTFSTLPHGTPDTDWLADKDIAFLPEGEQEKTVVLSEGDFVVFWPGEVHKPLCAVGTPAKVRKVVVKMLIE comes from the coding sequence ATGATTATCGGCAACATTCACCATCTGCAGTCCTGGCTGCCTGACGATCTGCGCCAGGCCATTGAGCACGTTAAAGCCCACGTTACCGACGCCACGCCGCTCGGGAAACACGACATCAACGGTAACAGCCTGTTCTATCTGGTCTCTGAAGACATGACCCAGCCGTTCGCCGAGCGCCGCGCCGAGTATCACGCGCGCTATCTGGATATCCAGATCGTGTTGAAGGGGCAGGAAGGGATGACCTTCAGCACCCTGCCGCACGGCACGCCGGACACCGACTGGCTGGCGGATAAAGACATCGCGTTCCTGCCGGAAGGTGAACAGGAGAAAACCGTAGTGCTCAGCGAAGGGGATTTTGTGGTGTTCTGGCCTGGCGAAGTGCATAAGCCGCTGTGCGCGGTGGGGACGCCTGCTAAGGTCAGGAAAGTGGTTGTTAAAATGCTAATAGAGTAA
- the yagE gene encoding 2-keto-3-deoxygluconate aldolase, translating to MPQSALFTGIIPPVSTIFTADGQLDKPGTAALIDDLIAAGVDGLFFLGSGGEFSQLSAEERKTIAQFAIDRVDRRVPVLIGTGGTNARETIELSQHAQQAGADGIVVINPYYWKVSEANLIRYFEQVADSVTLPVMLYNFPALTGQDLTPALVKTLADSRSNIVGIKDTIDSVAHLRSMIHTVKASHPHFTVLCGYDDHLFNTLLLGGDGAISASGNFAPQVSVNLLKAWRDKDVAKAAEYHQTLLQIPQMYQLDTPFVNVIKEAIVLCGRPISTHVLPPASPLDEPRKAQLKTLLQQLKLC from the coding sequence ATGCCGCAGTCCGCGTTGTTCACGGGAATCATTCCCCCTGTCTCCACCATCTTTACCGCCGATGGCCAGCTCGATAAGCCGGGCACCGCCGCGCTGATCGACGACCTGATCGCCGCGGGCGTTGACGGCCTGTTCTTCCTGGGCAGCGGCGGCGAGTTCTCCCAGCTCAGCGCCGAAGAGCGTAAAACCATTGCCCAATTTGCTATCGATCGTGTCGATCGTCGCGTGCCGGTCCTGATCGGCACCGGCGGCACCAACGCCCGGGAAACCATTGAGCTTAGCCAGCACGCCCAGCAGGCGGGCGCGGACGGCATCGTGGTGATCAACCCCTACTACTGGAAAGTGTCGGAAGCGAACCTGATCCGCTATTTCGAGCAGGTGGCCGACAGCGTCACGCTGCCGGTGATGCTCTATAACTTCCCGGCGCTGACCGGGCAGGATCTGACTCCGGCGCTGGTCAAAACCCTCGCCGACTCGCGCAGCAACATCGTCGGCATCAAAGACACCATCGATTCCGTCGCCCACCTGCGCAGCATGATCCACACCGTCAAAGCCTCTCACCCGCACTTCACCGTCCTGTGCGGCTACGACGATCACCTGTTTAATACCCTGCTGCTCGGCGGCGACGGGGCGATCTCGGCCAGCGGCAACTTTGCCCCGCAGGTGTCGGTGAACCTGCTGAAAGCCTGGCGGGATAAGGACGTGGCGAAGGCGGCTGAGTATCATCAGACCCTGCTGCAAATACCGCAGATGTATCAGCTGGATACGCCGTTCGTGAACGTGATTAAAGAGGCGATCGTGCTCTGCGGCCGCCCGATTTCTACGCACGTGCTGCCGCCAGCCTCGCCGCTGGACGAGCCGCGTAAGGCGCAGCTGAAAACCCTGCTGCAACAGCTCAAGCTCTGCTGA
- the yagF gene encoding xylonate dehydratase YagF, with protein sequence MTIEKIFTPQDDGFYAVITHAAGPQGALPLTPQMLMESPSGNLFGMTQNAGMGWDANKLTGKEVLIIGTQGGIRAGDGRPVALGYHTGHWEIGMQMQAAAKEITRNGGIPFAAFVSDPCDGRSQGTHGMFDSLPYRNDAAIVFRRLIRSLPTRRAVIGVATCDKGLPATMIALASMHDLPTILVPGGATLPPTVGEDAGKVQTIGARFANHELSLQEAAELGCRACASPGGGCQFLGTAGTSQVVAEALGLALPHSALAPSGQAVWLEIARQSARAVSELENRGITTRDILTDKAIENAMVIHAAFGGSTNLLLHIPAIAHAAGCTIPDVEHWTRVNRRVPRLVSVLPNGPDYHPTVRAFLAGGVPEVMLHLRDLGLLHLDAMTVTGQTVGENLDWWQASERRKRFRKCLRAQDGVDPDDVILPPEKAKAKGLTSTVCFPTGNIAPEGSVIKATAIDPSVVDNDGVYRHTGRVRVFVSEAQAIKAIKREEIRQGDIMVVIGGGPSGTGMEETYQLTSALKHISWGKTVSLITDARFSGVSTGACFGHVSPEALAGGPIGKLRDNDIIEIAVDRLTLTGSVNFIGTADSPLTPEEGARELAIRQTHPDLHAHDFLPDDTRLWAALQSVSGGTWKGCIYDTDKIIEVINAGKKALGL encoded by the coding sequence ATGACCATTGAGAAAATTTTCACCCCCCAGGACGATGGGTTTTATGCGGTGATCACGCACGCGGCGGGGCCGCAGGGCGCGCTGCCGCTGACCCCGCAGATGCTGATGGAATCCCCCAGCGGCAACCTGTTCGGCATGACGCAGAACGCCGGGATGGGCTGGGACGCCAACAAGCTCACCGGCAAAGAGGTGCTGATTATCGGCACCCAGGGCGGCATCCGCGCCGGGGACGGACGACCGGTCGCGCTGGGCTACCACACCGGGCACTGGGAAATCGGCATGCAGATGCAGGCGGCGGCGAAGGAGATCACCCGCAACGGCGGGATCCCGTTTGCGGCCTTCGTCAGCGATCCGTGCGACGGGCGCTCGCAGGGCACGCATGGGATGTTCGACTCCCTGCCGTACCGCAACGACGCGGCGATCGTGTTTCGCCGCCTCATCCGTTCCCTCCCGACGCGCCGGGCGGTGATTGGCGTTGCTACCTGCGATAAAGGGCTCCCCGCCACCATGATCGCGCTGGCCTCGATGCACGATCTGCCGACCATTCTGGTGCCGGGCGGGGCGACGCTGCCACCGACCGTGGGGGAAGACGCGGGCAAGGTGCAGACCATCGGCGCGCGCTTCGCCAACCACGAACTCTCCCTGCAGGAGGCCGCCGAGCTGGGCTGTCGCGCCTGCGCCTCGCCGGGCGGCGGGTGTCAGTTTCTCGGCACGGCGGGCACCTCGCAGGTGGTTGCGGAAGCATTGGGCCTGGCGCTGCCGCACTCCGCGCTGGCCCCGTCCGGGCAGGCGGTGTGGCTGGAGATCGCCCGCCAGTCGGCGCGCGCGGTCAGCGAGCTGGAGAACCGCGGCATCACCACGCGCGATATCCTCACCGATAAAGCCATCGAAAACGCCATGGTGATCCACGCGGCGTTCGGCGGCTCCACCAATTTACTGCTGCACATTCCGGCCATCGCCCATGCGGCGGGCTGCACGATCCCGGACGTAGAGCACTGGACGCGCGTTAACCGCAGGGTGCCGCGTCTGGTCAGCGTGCTGCCCAACGGCCCGGACTATCACCCGACCGTGCGCGCGTTCCTCGCGGGCGGCGTGCCGGAGGTGATGCTCCACCTGCGCGATCTCGGCCTGCTGCATCTGGACGCCATGACCGTCACCGGCCAGACGGTGGGCGAGAACCTCGACTGGTGGCAGGCGTCCGAGCGCCGTAAGCGCTTCCGCAAGTGCCTGCGCGCGCAGGACGGCGTGGATCCGGATGACGTGATCCTGCCGCCGGAGAAGGCAAAAGCGAAAGGGCTGACCTCGACGGTCTGCTTCCCGACGGGCAACATCGCACCGGAAGGATCGGTGATCAAGGCCACGGCGATCGACCCGTCGGTGGTGGATAACGATGGCGTTTACCGCCACACCGGCCGGGTGCGGGTATTTGTCTCGGAAGCGCAGGCGATCAAGGCCATCAAGCGGGAAGAGATCAGGCAGGGCGATATCATGGTGGTGATCGGCGGCGGGCCGTCCGGCACCGGCATGGAAGAGACCTACCAGCTTACCTCGGCGCTGAAGCATATCTCGTGGGGCAAGACGGTGTCGTTAATCACCGATGCGCGCTTCTCGGGCGTGTCGACGGGCGCCTGCTTCGGCCACGTCTCGCCGGAGGCGCTGGCGGGCGGACCGATTGGCAAGCTGCGCGATAACGACATTATCGAGATAGCCGTCGACCGACTGACGTTAACGGGCAGCGTGAACTTTATCGGCACGGCGGACAGCCCGCTGACGCCGGAGGAGGGGGCGCGCGAGCTGGCAATACGGCAGACGCATCCGGACCTGCACGCCCACGACTTTTTGCCGGACGACACCCGCCTGTGGGCAGCATTGCAGTCGGTGAGCGGCGGCACCTGGAAAGGCTGTATTTATGACACCGATAAAATTATCGAGGTAATTAACGCCGGTAAAAAAGCGCTCGGCCTTTAA
- a CDS encoding glycoside hydrolase family 43 protein: MEITNPILTGFNPDPSLCRQGEDYYIATSTFEWFPGVRIYHSRDLKNWSLVSTPLDRVSMLDMKGNPDSGGIWAPCLSYADGKFWLLYTDVKIVDSPWKNGRNFLVTAPSIEGPWSEPIAMGNGGFDPSLFHDDDGRKYYLYRPWGPRHHSNPHNTIVLQAFDPHTGTLSPERKTLFTGTPLCYTEGAHLYRHAGWYYLMVAEGGTSYEHAVVVLRSKNIDGPYELHPEVTMMTSWHLPENPLQKSGHGSLLQTHTGEWYMAYLTSRPLRLPGVPLLASGGRGYCPLGRETGIARIEWRDGWPYVEGGKHAQLTVPGPQVAEQPAAVQNTWRDDFDGSTLDPELQTLRIPFDDTLGSLTARPGFLRLYGNDSLNSTFTQSTVARRWQHFVFRAETRMQFSPVHFQQSAGLTCYYNSKNWSYCFVDYEEGQGRTIKVIQLDHNVPSWPLHEQPIPVPESAESVWLRVDVDTLVYRYSYSFDGETWHAVPVTYEAWKLSDDYIGGRGFFTGAFVGLHCEDISGDGCHADFDYFTYEPA, encoded by the coding sequence ATGGAAATTACTAACCCGATCCTGACCGGCTTCAACCCGGACCCGTCCCTGTGCCGCCAGGGCGAGGACTACTACATCGCCACCTCGACCTTCGAGTGGTTTCCCGGCGTGCGCATCTATCACTCCCGCGACCTGAAAAACTGGTCGCTGGTCAGCACGCCGCTGGACCGCGTGTCGATGCTGGACATGAAGGGCAATCCGGACTCCGGCGGCATCTGGGCGCCGTGCCTGAGCTACGCCGACGGAAAATTCTGGCTGCTCTACACCGACGTGAAGATTGTCGATTCGCCGTGGAAAAATGGCCGCAACTTCCTCGTCACCGCGCCGTCCATCGAAGGGCCGTGGAGCGAGCCGATCGCGATGGGCAACGGCGGGTTTGACCCGTCCCTGTTCCACGACGACGATGGCCGTAAGTACTACCTCTATCGTCCGTGGGGGCCGCGCCACCACAGCAACCCGCACAACACCATCGTGTTGCAGGCGTTCGATCCGCACACCGGCACGCTCTCGCCGGAGCGCAAAACGCTGTTTACCGGCACGCCGCTCTGCTACACCGAGGGGGCGCACCTGTATCGCCACGCGGGATGGTACTACCTGATGGTGGCCGAAGGCGGCACCAGCTACGAGCACGCCGTCGTGGTGCTGCGTTCCAAAAACATCGACGGGCCGTACGAGCTGCACCCGGAGGTGACGATGATGACCAGCTGGCACCTGCCGGAGAACCCGCTGCAGAAGAGCGGCCACGGCTCGCTGCTGCAGACCCACACCGGGGAGTGGTATATGGCTTATCTCACCAGCCGCCCGCTGCGCCTGCCCGGCGTGCCGCTGCTGGCCTCCGGCGGGCGCGGCTACTGCCCGCTGGGGCGCGAGACCGGCATCGCGCGTATTGAATGGCGCGACGGCTGGCCGTACGTGGAAGGCGGCAAGCACGCGCAGCTGACCGTGCCCGGCCCGCAGGTGGCCGAGCAGCCCGCAGCCGTTCAGAACACCTGGCGGGACGATTTCGACGGCAGCACGCTTGACCCTGAACTTCAGACCCTGCGCATTCCGTTCGACGACACCCTCGGCTCGCTTACCGCACGACCGGGCTTCTTACGGCTCTACGGCAACGACTCGCTCAACTCGACCTTTACCCAGTCGACCGTGGCGCGCCGCTGGCAGCACTTTGTCTTCCGGGCGGAGACGCGGATGCAGTTCTCGCCGGTCCACTTCCAGCAGAGCGCGGGGCTGACCTGCTACTACAACAGCAAAAACTGGAGCTACTGCTTTGTGGACTACGAGGAGGGGCAGGGGAGAACCATCAAGGTGATCCAGCTCGACCACAACGTGCCGTCGTGGCCGCTGCACGAGCAGCCGATTCCGGTGCCGGAGAGTGCGGAGAGCGTCTGGCTGCGGGTGGACGTGGATACGCTGGTCTACCGCTACAGCTACTCGTTTGACGGCGAGACGTGGCACGCCGTGCCGGTCACCTATGAGGCGTGGAAGCTGTCGGACGACTACATCGGCGGGCGCGGCTTCTTTACCGGCGCGTTTGTGGGGCTGCACTGCGAGGACATCAGCGGCGACGGCTGCCACGCGGACTTCGACTACTTCACCTACGAGCCGGCATAG
- the xynR gene encoding DNA-binding transcriptional repressor XynR: protein MPIIQSVERALQILDLFNEQATELKITDISKLMGLSKSTLHSLLKTLQLHGYIDQNPENGKYRLGMKLVERGHFVVGSIDIRHKAKGWLTELSQRTGQTTHLGILDGREGVYIEKIEGKLAAIAYSRIGRRLPVHATAIGKVLIAWLGEAELNALLEGYHYTTFTPATLASREALMTALTQTREQGYALDSEENEQGVRCVAVPVWNHESRVIAALSLSTLTSRVDDAELANFREQLQQAGLELSRALGYPA from the coding sequence ATGCCGATTATTCAGTCTGTTGAACGTGCGTTGCAGATCCTCGACCTGTTCAACGAGCAGGCCACCGAGCTTAAGATCACCGACATCAGCAAACTGATGGGGCTGAGCAAGAGCACCCTCCACTCGCTGCTGAAAACCCTCCAGCTTCACGGCTATATCGATCAGAACCCGGAGAACGGCAAATATCGCCTTGGCATGAAGCTGGTCGAGCGCGGCCATTTTGTCGTGGGCTCCATCGATATTCGCCACAAGGCGAAAGGCTGGCTGACGGAGCTGTCGCAGCGGACCGGGCAGACCACCCATCTGGGGATCCTGGACGGGCGTGAAGGGGTCTATATCGAGAAGATTGAAGGCAAGCTGGCCGCCATCGCCTATTCGCGTATCGGCCGCCGCCTGCCGGTTCACGCCACCGCCATCGGCAAGGTGTTGATTGCCTGGCTGGGCGAGGCCGAGCTGAACGCCCTGCTGGAGGGCTATCACTACACCACCTTTACTCCCGCGACCCTCGCCTCCCGCGAAGCGTTAATGACCGCCCTGACGCAGACCCGCGAGCAGGGCTATGCCCTGGACAGCGAAGAGAACGAGCAGGGCGTGCGCTGCGTGGCGGTGCCGGTGTGGAACCACGAATCCCGCGTGATTGCCGCCCTGAGCCTGTCGACGCTGACCTCCCGCGTGGACGACGCCGAGCTGGCTAATTTCCGCGAGCAGCTCCAGCAGGCGGGGCTCGAGCTGTCACGCGCGCTGGGCTACCCGGCCTGA
- the argF gene encoding ornithine carbamoyltransferase, with translation MSDLYKKHFLKLLDFTPAEFTSLLTLAAQLKADKKNGKEVQKLTGKNIALIFEKDSTRTRCSFEVAAFDQGARVTYLGPSGSQIGHKESIKDTARVLGRMYDGIQYRGHGQEVVETLAQYAGVPVWNGLTNEFHPTQLLADLLTMQEHLPGKAFNEMTLVYAGDARNNMGNSMLEAAALTGLELRLVAPKACWPEESLVAECSALAENHGGKIVLTEDVAAGVKGADFIYTDVWVSMGEAKEKWAERIALLRGYQVNAQMMALTGNPNVKFLHCLPAFHDDQTTLGKQMAKEFDLHGGMEVTDEVFESAASIVFDQAENRMHTIKAVMVATLGE, from the coding sequence ATGTCTGATCTGTACAAGAAACACTTTCTGAAATTGCTCGACTTTACCCCTGCAGAGTTCACTTCTCTGCTGACCCTCGCTGCACAGCTCAAAGCCGATAAAAAAAATGGCAAGGAAGTACAAAAGCTTACCGGTAAAAATATCGCGCTCATCTTCGAAAAAGACTCGACCCGTACACGTTGCTCTTTCGAAGTTGCCGCATTTGACCAGGGCGCGCGCGTCACGTATTTAGGGCCGAGCGGCAGCCAGATTGGGCATAAAGAGTCAATTAAGGATACCGCGCGCGTGCTTGGGCGGATGTACGACGGCATTCAGTATCGCGGCCACGGCCAGGAAGTGGTCGAAACGCTGGCGCAGTATGCGGGCGTGCCGGTGTGGAACGGGCTGACCAACGAGTTCCACCCGACCCAGCTGCTGGCGGACCTGCTGACCATGCAGGAGCACCTGCCGGGCAAGGCGTTTAACGAGATGACGCTGGTGTACGCGGGCGACGCGCGCAACAACATGGGCAACTCGATGCTGGAAGCGGCGGCGCTGACCGGGCTGGAACTGCGCCTGGTGGCCCCGAAAGCCTGCTGGCCGGAAGAGAGCCTGGTGGCGGAGTGCAGCGCGCTGGCGGAGAATCACGGCGGGAAGATCGTCCTGACGGAAGACGTGGCGGCGGGCGTGAAGGGCGCGGACTTTATCTATACCGACGTGTGGGTGTCGATGGGCGAAGCCAAAGAGAAGTGGGCGGAGCGGATCGCGCTGCTGCGCGGGTATCAGGTGAACGCGCAGATGATGGCGCTGACCGGCAACCCGAACGTGAAGTTCCTGCACTGCCTGCCCGCGTTCCATGACGACCAGACCACGCTCGGCAAGCAGATGGCGAAGGAGTTCGATCTGCACGGCGGGATGGAAGTAACGGACGAGGTGTTTGAGTCGGCGGCGAGCATCGTGTTCGACCAGGCGGAAAACCGGATGCATACGATTAAGGCGGTGATGGTGGCGACGCTTGGGGAGTGA
- the argL gene encoding putative translational regulatory protein ArgL yields the protein MNNYTYKVNFNSISGVRHARIKCLICTRNTF from the coding sequence ATGAATAATTACACATATAAAGTGAATTTTAATTCAATAAGTGGCGTTCGCCATGCGAGGATAAAATGTCTGATCTGTACAAGAAACACTTTCTGA
- the rraB gene encoding ribonuclease E inhibitor RraB: protein MANPEHLEEQREETRLIIEELLEDGSDPDALYTIEHHFSADDFDALEKMAVEAFKLGYEVTEPEELEVEEGDTVICCDILSEGALKAELIDAQVEQLMNLAEKFDVEYDGWGTYFEDPNGEDGEEGDDEDYVDEDDDGVRH from the coding sequence ATGGCAAACCCGGAACACCTGGAAGAGCAACGCGAAGAGACGCGTCTGATTATTGAAGAACTGCTGGAAGACGGCAGCGATCCGGACGCGCTGTACACCATCGAGCACCATTTCTCTGCGGATGATTTCGACGCGCTGGAAAAAATGGCGGTAGAAGCCTTCAAGCTGGGTTACGAAGTAACCGAGCCGGAAGAGCTGGAAGTGGAAGAGGGCGACACCGTCATCTGCTGCGACATCCTGAGCGAAGGCGCGCTGAAGGCGGAGCTGATCGACGCGCAGGTCGAACAGCTGATGAACCTGGCCGAGAAGTTTGACGTGGAGTACGACGGCTGGGGAACCTACTTCGAAGATCCGAACGGTGAAGACGGCGAAGAAGGTGACGACGAAGATTACGTCGACGAAGACGACGACGGCGTGCGTCACTAA
- the miaE gene encoding tRNA isopentenyl-2-thiomethyl-A-37 hydroxylase MiaE gives MDYPQILAPVLNFLQCPTPQAWIDKARDPANLPLLLTDHMVCELKAAQTALLLVRKYVADESGADALLDWLKPYEQFTFRDGPEPDFIALHRQIGKSVMPKTDDPWGQALIDSMVLLIKEELHHFWQVREAMLARDIPYVKITASRYAKGMLKEVRTHEPLTLIDKLICGAYIEARSCERFAALAPYLDDDLQKFYLSLLRSEARHYQDYLTLAQQVSDDDISPRIQLFGEIEATLISTPDNEFRFHSGVPV, from the coding sequence ATGGATTACCCGCAGATACTCGCCCCCGTACTCAACTTCCTCCAGTGCCCGACCCCGCAAGCATGGATTGATAAAGCCCGCGACCCGGCGAACCTGCCGCTGCTGCTCACCGACCACATGGTGTGCGAGCTCAAGGCCGCCCAGACCGCGCTGCTGCTGGTGCGTAAATACGTCGCCGACGAAAGCGGTGCCGACGCGCTGCTCGACTGGCTCAAACCCTACGAACAGTTCACCTTCCGCGACGGTCCGGAGCCGGACTTCATCGCCCTGCACAGGCAGATTGGCAAAAGCGTGATGCCCAAAACCGACGACCCGTGGGGCCAGGCGCTTATCGACAGCATGGTGCTGCTGATTAAAGAAGAGCTGCACCACTTCTGGCAGGTGCGCGAGGCGATGCTGGCCCGCGATATTCCGTACGTCAAAATCACCGCCAGCCGCTACGCCAAAGGGATGCTGAAGGAAGTGCGCACCCACGAACCGCTGACGCTGATCGACAAGCTCATCTGCGGCGCCTACATCGAAGCGCGCTCCTGCGAACGCTTCGCCGCGCTGGCCCCGTACCTCGACGACGACCTGCAGAAGTTCTATCTCTCGCTGCTGCGCTCGGAAGCGCGCCACTATCAGGACTACCTGACGCTGGCCCAGCAGGTGAGCGACGACGATATCTCACCGCGCATACAGCTTTTTGGCGAAATTGAAGCCACACTTATTTCGACACCGGACAACGAGTTTCGCTTCCACAGCGGCGTGCCGGTGTAA